The Cellulomonas wangleii genome includes a region encoding these proteins:
- a CDS encoding iron-containing alcohol dehydrogenase gives MSTFVTAGRIVLGAGVAEQVPDLVAGLGRRVLVVAGRSADVAALPAAAVHRHRGEPDVEAVRAVVALAREVRPDVVVGWGGGSVLDLAKCVAVLAPGDGDVLDHLEVVGRGLPLPDGALPVVAVPTTAGTGAEVTANAPVRVPERGVKASLRGRAMLPSVAVVDPLLTLGCPPALTAASGVDALTQCLEAFTTPHATPLTDPLARDGLVRAGRSLRRVVEHGDDVDARTDLSVAALQSGMALANAKLGAVHGLAAALGGRLGAPHGQVCAAVLAATTAANVAALRRTAPDGPGLARYDDAAVALTGRPGARADDAVAWLADLVAALAVPGLGALGLARDDVPDVVADALAASSTRGNPVTLTPAELTDVVAASW, from the coding sequence GTGTCCACGTTCGTCACGGCCGGCCGCATCGTCCTCGGTGCCGGGGTCGCGGAGCAGGTCCCGGACCTCGTCGCGGGTCTGGGGCGGCGCGTCCTGGTGGTCGCCGGGCGGTCGGCCGACGTCGCCGCGCTGCCCGCCGCGGCGGTCCACCGGCACCGGGGGGAGCCCGACGTCGAGGCCGTGCGTGCCGTGGTCGCCCTGGCGCGCGAGGTGCGTCCCGACGTCGTCGTCGGGTGGGGCGGCGGGTCGGTGCTGGACCTCGCGAAGTGCGTGGCCGTCCTGGCACCGGGGGACGGCGACGTGCTCGACCACCTCGAGGTCGTCGGCCGCGGGCTGCCGCTGCCGGACGGTGCGCTGCCCGTCGTCGCCGTCCCGACGACGGCCGGCACGGGCGCCGAGGTGACCGCGAACGCCCCGGTGCGCGTCCCGGAGCGAGGGGTCAAGGCCAGCCTGCGGGGCCGCGCGATGCTGCCGTCCGTCGCCGTGGTCGACCCGCTGCTCACGCTCGGCTGCCCGCCGGCGCTCACGGCGGCGTCGGGCGTCGACGCGCTCACGCAGTGCCTCGAGGCGTTCACCACCCCGCACGCGACGCCCCTGACCGACCCGCTGGCCCGCGACGGGCTCGTACGGGCGGGGCGCAGCCTGAGGCGGGTCGTCGAGCACGGGGACGACGTCGACGCGCGCACGGACCTGAGCGTCGCCGCGTTGCAGTCGGGGATGGCGCTCGCGAACGCGAAGCTGGGTGCCGTGCACGGTCTCGCCGCCGCGCTCGGCGGGCGGCTCGGGGCGCCGCACGGGCAGGTGTGCGCCGCGGTGCTCGCGGCGACCACGGCCGCGAACGTCGCCGCCCTGCGCCGAACGGCCCCCGACGGGCCGGGCCTGGCCCGGTACGACGACGCGGCCGTCGCCCTCACCGGCCGTCCGGGCGCGCGCGCCGACGACGCCGTCGCCTGGCTGGCGGACCTGGTCGCCGCTCTGGCCGTGCCCGGGCTGGGTGCCCTGGGGCTGGCGCGCGACGACGTCCCGGACGTCGTGGCCGACGCGCTGGCCGCGTCCAGCACGCGCGGCAACCCCGTCACGCTGACCCCCGCCGAGCTGACGGACGTCGTCGCCGCGTCCTGGTGA
- a CDS encoding ATP-binding cassette domain-containing protein has protein sequence MTATITATGLAKRYGQVEALRGLDLEVPQGTVLGLLGPNGAGKTTAVRILTTLLRPDEGTATVAGADVLREPDEVRRRIGLSGQTAAVDENLTGAENLEMIGRLYGFPRRRARPRAEELLASFDLTDAGRRPAKTYSGGMRRRLDLACALVAEPPVVVLDEPTTGLDPRSRLQMWDVITDLVRSGTTILLTTQYLEEADRLAHAIVVIDQGRAIARGTADELKAQVGGERVEVLLADAADADDARGVLAGVAAGDEVHADPAGRALSVAVADGTRALRAVLDRLDADGVAVLEAGLRRPTLDDVFLTLTGRTAEASEPRETVGVAR, from the coding sequence ATGACGGCGACGATCACGGCCACGGGGCTGGCCAAGCGGTACGGGCAGGTGGAGGCGCTGCGCGGGCTGGACCTCGAGGTGCCGCAGGGCACCGTGCTGGGGCTGCTCGGCCCGAACGGTGCGGGCAAGACCACGGCGGTGCGCATCCTCACGACGCTGCTGCGCCCCGACGAGGGCACCGCGACCGTGGCGGGGGCGGACGTGCTGCGCGAGCCCGACGAGGTGCGTCGCCGCATCGGCCTGTCGGGGCAGACCGCCGCGGTGGACGAGAACCTCACGGGTGCCGAGAACCTCGAGATGATCGGCCGGCTGTACGGCTTCCCCCGGCGGCGGGCCAGGCCCCGGGCCGAGGAGCTGCTGGCGTCGTTCGACCTCACGGATGCGGGCCGGCGTCCCGCCAAGACGTACTCCGGCGGCATGCGCCGGCGCCTGGACCTCGCGTGCGCGCTGGTCGCCGAGCCGCCCGTCGTCGTGCTCGACGAGCCCACGACCGGCCTGGACCCCCGCAGCCGCCTGCAGATGTGGGACGTCATCACCGACCTCGTGCGGTCGGGCACGACGATCCTGCTGACGACGCAGTACCTGGAGGAGGCGGACCGGCTGGCCCACGCCATCGTCGTCATCGACCAGGGGCGGGCGATCGCGCGCGGGACGGCGGACGAGCTCAAGGCGCAGGTCGGCGGCGAGCGCGTCGAGGTGCTGCTGGCCGACGCGGCGGACGCGGACGACGCCCGCGGCGTGCTGGCGGGCGTCGCGGCCGGGGACGAGGTCCACGCCGACCCCGCGGGGCGGGCGCTGTCGGTCGCCGTGGCCGACGGCACCCGGGCGCTGCGCGCGGTGCTGGACCGGCTGGACGCCGACGGCGTCGCGGTCCTCGAGGCGGGACTGCGGCGCCCGACGCTCGACGACGTCTTCCTCACGCTGACGGGCCGCACGGCCGAGGCGTCCGAGCCGCGCGAGACCGTGGGGGTGGCCCGATGA
- the trmB gene encoding tRNA (guanosine(46)-N7)-methyltransferase TrmB → MQPDVFTHRASRPHEPLRTFHPRRAPLGADRADALTRLFPRWGFSVDDPRVPPPRTPDGLLDTVALFGRAAPVVVEIGSGMGDATAAMAAADPGRDWLAVEAHLPGVTALLLLVERLGLTNVRVAHGDALRLLRADVAPGSLDAVHAFFPDPWPKPRHHKRRLVQPAHVALLRDRLRVGGTLHVATDWAEYAEQMRDVLGSDPDLVGGVVPRPAHRPVTRFEQRGLDLGHEVTDLVVRRMR, encoded by the coding sequence GTGCAGCCCGACGTGTTCACCCACCGCGCGTCACGCCCCCACGAGCCGCTGCGCACGTTCCACCCGCGCCGCGCCCCGCTGGGCGCGGACCGCGCGGACGCCCTGACGCGGCTGTTCCCCCGGTGGGGGTTCTCGGTCGACGACCCGCGCGTGCCGCCGCCGCGCACACCCGACGGCCTGCTCGACACCGTCGCGCTGTTCGGCCGCGCCGCACCGGTGGTCGTCGAGATCGGCTCGGGCATGGGCGACGCGACGGCCGCGATGGCGGCCGCCGACCCCGGCCGGGACTGGCTGGCGGTCGAGGCGCACCTGCCCGGCGTCACGGCGCTGCTGCTGCTCGTCGAGCGGCTCGGCCTGACCAACGTGCGCGTCGCCCACGGCGACGCGCTGCGCCTGCTGCGCGCCGACGTCGCCCCCGGGAGCCTCGACGCGGTGCACGCGTTCTTCCCCGACCCGTGGCCCAAGCCGCGGCACCACAAGCGCCGGCTGGTGCAGCCCGCGCACGTGGCGCTGCTGCGCGACCGGCTGCGCGTCGGGGGCACCCTGCACGTCGCCACCGACTGGGCCGAGTACGCCGAGCAGATGCGCGACGTGCTCGGCAGCGACCCCGACCTGGTCGGCGGGGTCGTGCCACGTCCCGCGCACCGCCCGGTCACGCGGTTCGAGCAGCGCGGCCTGGACCTGGGGCACGAGGTCACGGACCTGGTCGTGCGGCGGATGCGATGA
- a CDS encoding MFS transporter, with amino-acid sequence MTTPAATAPGRPRWRRDVTVFLTGQTFSLLGSMLVQYAIMWHLTLETRSGTVMAVYAVVGFLPQAVVSVFGGVWADRLDRRALIIGADATIAATTLALALLMLSGYDDLWLLYVAAAVRSAGAGIQTPAVGALLPQIVPTDRLMRVNGINATIQSAMMLVAPALAAGLYAWASIEAIFFVDVATAAIGIGLLLLVPVPRLVRTDQTAGVRGYVTDLVDGVRYVATTPFVRWVLTMWGVVFVLIVAPSFLTPLMVVRTFGDEVWKLTVNELAFSIGMTLGGVAVAWWGGLRNRVHMVVLTTGLFGVLNVGLGLSTNMWVFFTFMFLIGLGVPFFSTPTMTVLQERVEPERLGRVFGFVGIVMAVAMPLGMAVFGPLADRYSVESLLVAAGAALILVVLAGVALPSGRRAIAEAGGDPAPRADGGSGAVATDDAVPGTADEPAHRG; translated from the coding sequence ATGACGACGCCCGCCGCGACGGCACCCGGCCGACCTCGCTGGCGGCGTGACGTCACCGTCTTCCTCACCGGCCAGACGTTCTCCCTGCTCGGCTCGATGCTCGTGCAGTACGCGATCATGTGGCACCTGACGCTGGAGACCCGGTCCGGCACGGTCATGGCCGTCTACGCGGTCGTGGGGTTCCTGCCGCAGGCGGTGGTCTCCGTGTTCGGCGGGGTGTGGGCCGACCGGCTCGACCGGCGGGCGCTGATCATCGGGGCCGACGCGACCATCGCCGCCACGACGCTGGCGCTCGCGCTCCTCATGCTGTCCGGGTACGACGACCTGTGGCTGCTGTACGTCGCCGCGGCGGTCCGGTCCGCCGGCGCCGGCATCCAGACGCCCGCGGTCGGCGCCCTGCTCCCCCAGATCGTCCCGACGGACCGGCTCATGCGCGTCAACGGCATCAACGCCACCATCCAGTCGGCCATGATGCTCGTCGCCCCGGCGCTCGCGGCAGGCCTGTACGCCTGGGCGTCGATCGAGGCCATCTTCTTCGTCGACGTCGCCACCGCGGCGATCGGGATCGGCCTGCTGCTGCTCGTGCCCGTGCCCCGGCTGGTCCGCACGGACCAGACGGCGGGCGTCCGGGGGTACGTCACGGACCTCGTCGACGGGGTGCGCTACGTCGCGACCACGCCGTTCGTGCGGTGGGTCCTGACGATGTGGGGCGTCGTGTTCGTGCTCATCGTCGCGCCGTCGTTCCTCACGCCCCTGATGGTGGTCCGCACCTTCGGCGACGAGGTGTGGAAGCTGACGGTCAACGAGCTGGCGTTCAGCATCGGCATGACGCTCGGCGGCGTGGCCGTCGCCTGGTGGGGAGGGCTGCGCAACCGCGTGCACATGGTGGTGCTGACCACCGGCCTGTTCGGCGTCCTCAACGTCGGCCTGGGGCTCTCGACGAACATGTGGGTGTTCTTCACGTTCATGTTCCTCATCGGCCTGGGGGTGCCGTTCTTCTCGACGCCGACCATGACGGTGCTGCAGGAGCGCGTCGAGCCCGAGCGGCTGGGCCGCGTGTTCGGGTTCGTCGGCATCGTCATGGCCGTCGCGATGCCGCTGGGCATGGCCGTGTTCGGCCCCCTGGCCGACCGGTACTCGGTGGAGTCGCTGCTGGTGGCGGCGGGTGCGGCGCTGATCCTCGTCGTCCTCGCCGGTGTCGCGCTGCCGTCGGGGCGGCGCGCCATCGCGGAGGCGGGTGGCGACCCTGCTCCGCGGGCGGACGGCGGGTCCGGTGCGGTCGCGACCGACGACGCCGTCCCCGGCACCGCGGACGAACCGGCGCACCGGGGCTGA
- a CDS encoding glycogen/starch/alpha-glucan phosphorylase, with protein MTENRANGTAPVAAPQHSVEGFVKEFLRELNFGQGVTLERASVNDQYLALARTVREYLMARWLETVRRQREAQAKSVGYLSAEYLLGRQLDNALISTDMTEIVEEGLASLGLDLATLREQEVEPGLGNGGLGRLAACFVDSLATMSVPCIGYGIRYEYGIFRQTFVDGWQVEQPDTWLSLGAPWEFPHPEAAVTVHFGGSTEKYVDEDGVERSRWTPAWEVLGVPYNYMVPGYQNGRVNTLRLWSAQATKAFDLAIFNSGEYVDAVRAQTFAENISKVLYPEDSTPQGKELRLQQQYFFVACSIRDFVENVLPEDFDLHNLPDRIIFQLNDTHPVIAVPELMRLLVDERKWDWDEAWAVTQKCFAYTCHTLLPEALEVWPVALLGKLLPRHLEIIYRINDEFLAEVAQRYPGDELRQRRMSIIAEYPERSVRMAYLATIAGSKVNGVAALHSQLLRDKVLPDFSEYWPDKFTNVTNGVTPRRFVRLANPALSDLITDAIGPGWITDLARLREMEPLADDAEFREKFRDVKAHNKHRLNALLERRDGITLPADAMLDVMVKRLHEYKRQTLKVLHIVSLYERIVSGELDPATMQKRVFAFGAKAAPGYKMAKQTIGLINHVGRTVNSDPRVQGALTVVFPPNYNVTLAETLIPAADLSEQISLAGKEASGTGNMKFALNGALTIGTDDGANVEIRELVGDDNFFLFGLLEPEVEKLVASGYRPSAFYEENPRLRRAIDLIASGAFADGERSVFEPIVSNLLHEDRFLVLADFQAYLDAQDRVDAAYSDTEAWTRSAILNVARSGFFSSDRSMWDYIDRIWHSRPLVAR; from the coding sequence GTGACTGAGAACCGTGCCAACGGCACCGCACCAGTGGCCGCGCCGCAGCACTCCGTGGAGGGGTTCGTCAAGGAGTTCCTGCGTGAGCTGAACTTCGGACAGGGGGTCACGCTCGAGCGAGCGAGCGTCAACGACCAGTACCTGGCGCTGGCGCGCACGGTGCGGGAGTACCTCATGGCCCGCTGGCTCGAGACCGTGCGACGCCAGCGCGAGGCCCAGGCGAAGTCGGTGGGCTACCTGTCCGCCGAGTACCTGCTGGGGCGTCAGCTGGACAACGCGCTGATCTCGACGGACATGACCGAGATCGTCGAGGAAGGGCTGGCGTCCCTCGGCCTCGACCTCGCGACGCTGCGCGAGCAGGAGGTCGAGCCCGGCCTCGGCAACGGCGGCCTCGGCCGGCTCGCCGCGTGCTTCGTCGACTCGCTCGCGACGATGAGCGTGCCCTGCATCGGGTACGGCATCCGCTACGAGTACGGCATCTTCCGCCAGACGTTCGTCGACGGGTGGCAGGTCGAGCAGCCCGACACGTGGCTGTCCCTCGGTGCACCGTGGGAGTTCCCGCACCCCGAGGCTGCGGTCACCGTGCACTTCGGCGGGTCGACCGAGAAGTACGTCGACGAGGACGGCGTCGAGCGCTCCCGCTGGACCCCCGCGTGGGAGGTCCTCGGCGTGCCCTACAACTACATGGTCCCGGGCTACCAGAACGGCCGCGTGAACACGCTGCGGCTGTGGAGCGCCCAGGCGACCAAGGCGTTCGACCTCGCCATCTTCAACTCCGGCGAGTACGTCGACGCCGTGCGGGCCCAGACGTTCGCCGAGAACATCTCCAAGGTCCTGTACCCGGAGGACTCCACGCCGCAGGGCAAGGAGCTGCGCCTGCAGCAGCAGTACTTCTTCGTCGCCTGCTCGATCCGCGACTTCGTCGAGAACGTGCTGCCCGAGGACTTCGACCTCCACAACCTGCCCGACCGCATCATCTTCCAGCTCAACGACACCCACCCGGTCATCGCGGTGCCGGAGCTCATGCGGCTGCTGGTCGACGAGAGGAAGTGGGACTGGGACGAGGCGTGGGCCGTCACGCAGAAGTGCTTCGCGTACACCTGCCACACGCTGCTGCCCGAGGCCCTCGAGGTCTGGCCCGTCGCGCTGCTCGGCAAGCTGCTGCCGCGGCACCTCGAGATCATCTACCGCATCAACGACGAGTTCCTCGCGGAGGTCGCGCAGCGGTACCCCGGTGACGAGCTGCGCCAGCGCCGCATGTCGATCATCGCCGAGTACCCCGAGCGCTCCGTGCGCATGGCGTACCTCGCGACCATCGCCGGCTCCAAGGTCAACGGCGTCGCGGCGCTGCACTCCCAGCTGCTGCGCGACAAGGTGCTGCCGGACTTCTCGGAGTACTGGCCGGACAAGTTCACCAACGTCACCAACGGCGTCACGCCGCGGCGGTTCGTGCGGCTGGCCAACCCGGCGCTGTCCGACCTCATCACCGACGCCATCGGCCCCGGCTGGATCACCGACCTGGCGCGCCTGCGCGAGATGGAGCCCCTGGCCGACGACGCCGAGTTCCGCGAGAAGTTCCGGGACGTCAAGGCGCACAACAAGCACCGCCTGAACGCGCTGCTGGAGCGCCGCGACGGGATCACGCTGCCGGCCGACGCCATGCTCGACGTGATGGTCAAGCGCCTGCACGAGTACAAGCGCCAGACCCTCAAGGTGCTGCACATCGTGTCGCTGTACGAGCGCATCGTCAGCGGCGAGCTCGACCCGGCCACGATGCAGAAGCGCGTGTTCGCGTTCGGGGCCAAGGCCGCGCCGGGCTACAAGATGGCCAAGCAGACGATCGGCCTGATCAACCACGTCGGACGCACGGTCAACAGCGACCCGCGCGTGCAGGGTGCGCTGACGGTCGTCTTCCCGCCCAACTACAACGTCACGCTCGCCGAGACGCTGATCCCGGCGGCGGACCTGTCGGAGCAGATCTCGCTGGCCGGCAAGGAGGCGTCCGGCACGGGCAACATGAAGTTCGCCCTGAACGGTGCCCTGACCATCGGCACCGACGACGGCGCGAACGTCGAGATCCGCGAGCTCGTCGGCGACGACAACTTCTTCCTCTTCGGTCTCCTGGAGCCCGAGGTCGAGAAGCTCGTGGCGTCGGGCTACCGCCCGTCGGCGTTCTACGAGGAGAACCCGCGGCTGCGTCGCGCGATCGACCTCATCGCGTCCGGGGCGTTCGCCGACGGCGAGCGGTCCGTCTTCGAGCCGATCGTGTCGAACCTGCTGCACGAGGACCGCTTCCTCGTCCTGGCGGACTTCCAGGCCTACCTCGACGCGCAGGACCGGGTCGACGCCGCGTACAGCGACACCGAGGCGTGGACGCGGTCCGCGATCCTCAACGTCGCGCGCTCCGGCTTCTTCTCGTCCGACCGGTCGATGTGGGACTACATCGACCGCATCTGGCACTCGCGGCCGCTCGTCGCCCGCTGA
- a CDS encoding ABC transporter permease produces MSTLTRTFVDTHVVAKRNLLKILRVPEILVAVLVSPIMFVLLFAYVFGGAIDPGEGVSYREFLIPGIFAQTVVFGATFTGAGIADDMQKGILDRFRSLPMSQSAVLAGRTASDVVYNVLSLVIMALTGLLVGWRVHGTVLEAAAAFGLLLVFAYAVSWIMALVGVLVPSVEVINNASFIVIMPLTFISNAFVPLDSFPEPLRRVVEWNPVSTLTQACRELFGNANPAAAAPEAWSMQHPVLYTLGCVVVILLVFAPLAIARYRRASR; encoded by the coding sequence ATGAGCACGTTGACCCGCACGTTCGTCGACACGCACGTCGTCGCCAAGCGGAACCTGCTGAAGATCCTGCGGGTCCCCGAGATCCTCGTGGCCGTCCTGGTGTCCCCGATCATGTTCGTCCTGCTCTTCGCCTACGTGTTCGGCGGGGCGATCGACCCGGGGGAGGGCGTCAGCTACCGGGAGTTCCTCATCCCGGGGATCTTCGCGCAGACCGTCGTCTTCGGGGCGACGTTCACGGGGGCGGGCATCGCCGACGACATGCAGAAGGGCATCCTCGACCGGTTCCGGTCCCTGCCGATGTCGCAGTCCGCCGTGCTGGCCGGGCGCACCGCGTCCGACGTCGTCTACAACGTCCTGTCCCTCGTGATCATGGCGCTCACCGGACTGCTCGTCGGGTGGCGCGTGCACGGCACGGTGCTGGAGGCCGCGGCGGCGTTCGGGCTGCTGCTCGTGTTCGCGTACGCGGTGAGCTGGATCATGGCGCTCGTCGGCGTGCTGGTCCCGAGCGTCGAGGTCATCAACAACGCGTCCTTCATCGTCATCATGCCGCTGACGTTCATCTCGAACGCGTTCGTCCCCCTGGACTCGTTCCCGGAGCCGCTGCGGCGGGTGGTCGAGTGGAACCCGGTGTCCACCCTCACCCAGGCGTGCCGCGAGCTGTTCGGCAACGCCAACCCGGCGGCGGCCGCGCCCGAGGCGTGGTCGATGCAGCACCCGGTGCTGTACACGCTCGGCTGCGTGGTGGTCATCCTGCTGGTGTTCGCCCCGCTCGCCATCGCCCGGTACCGACGTGCGTCCAGGTGA
- a CDS encoding LysR substrate-binding domain-containing protein gives MRLLLVPGTGTDRWDRVWRERLPDDPLEVVRGSAADAADAVLRGDVDAAVLRLPPADAVGHPSGLSATVPMTSDGWGVVPLWTEQTVVVVPKDHVLTVVDEVDVTDLAGETVLVPGDDVLGWVPPGTDVLEVPDVPTAADLVVSGSGVLVVPHALARLHDRRGTAVRPVPDAPGSPVVLVWRSEQEHPHVQELVGIVRGRTAGSSRGRAGDEPAPRRATEDKNARRSGDDRGARRTARPAAGRGRPRRGR, from the coding sequence ATGAGGCTGCTGCTGGTGCCCGGCACGGGCACCGACCGCTGGGACCGCGTCTGGCGCGAGCGGCTGCCGGACGACCCGCTGGAGGTCGTGCGCGGCTCCGCGGCGGACGCCGCCGACGCCGTGCTGCGCGGTGACGTCGACGCGGCGGTGCTGCGCCTGCCGCCCGCGGACGCCGTCGGCCACCCGTCCGGGCTGTCGGCCACGGTCCCGATGACGTCCGACGGCTGGGGCGTCGTCCCGCTGTGGACCGAGCAGACCGTGGTCGTCGTCCCGAAGGACCATGTGCTGACCGTGGTCGACGAGGTCGACGTGACGGACCTCGCGGGCGAGACGGTGCTGGTGCCCGGCGACGACGTCCTGGGGTGGGTGCCCCCGGGCACCGACGTGCTCGAGGTCCCCGACGTGCCGACGGCCGCGGACCTGGTCGTGTCCGGCAGCGGGGTGCTCGTGGTGCCGCACGCCCTGGCGCGGCTGCACGACCGACGGGGCACCGCCGTGCGCCCGGTGCCCGACGCCCCCGGCTCGCCCGTGGTGCTGGTGTGGCGCAGCGAGCAGGAGCACCCGCACGTGCAGGAGCTGGTCGGGATCGTCCGCGGGCGGACCGCCGGCAGCTCACGCGGACGCGCGGGCGACGAGCCCGCCCCGCGCCGGGCGACCGAGGACAAGAACGCACGCCGGTCCGGGGACGACCGGGGCGCCCGCCGCACCGCTCGGCCGGCAGCGGGACGGGGCAGGCCGCGACGCGGCCGCTGA
- a CDS encoding VOC family protein yields MTVSTSPWPAGVPGWADLTVTELGPTQRFYGGLLGWQLSIGGPETGGYVTATVDGHVVAGIKVADVPRPAGWCVYLATDDLVQSVERAVAAGATVVLDPVTELDLGRLAVLCDPTGAVVGLWEAGTRTGWQVTDVPGTFVWAEQMSQDPDGARRFYTELFGYEQQDMSAPDFTYTSLSVGGAPAMGVGGYGPGAGDVPAAWTWYVAVEDADAIAPRVAELGGEVVSGPENTPYGRMLLVRGPAGEVLALLQAPPEDLVA; encoded by the coding sequence ATGACCGTCAGCACCAGCCCGTGGCCCGCCGGAGTTCCCGGCTGGGCCGACCTCACCGTCACGGAGCTCGGCCCGACGCAACGGTTCTACGGCGGGCTGCTCGGTTGGCAGCTGAGCATCGGCGGGCCGGAGACGGGCGGCTACGTGACGGCGACGGTCGACGGGCACGTGGTCGCCGGCATCAAGGTCGCCGACGTGCCGCGCCCCGCCGGGTGGTGCGTCTACCTCGCGACCGACGACCTGGTGCAGAGCGTCGAGCGCGCCGTCGCGGCCGGCGCGACCGTGGTGCTGGACCCGGTGACGGAGCTCGACCTGGGCCGCCTGGCGGTGCTGTGCGACCCGACGGGAGCCGTCGTCGGGCTGTGGGAGGCCGGCACGCGCACGGGCTGGCAGGTGACCGACGTGCCCGGCACGTTCGTGTGGGCCGAGCAGATGTCGCAGGACCCGGACGGCGCCCGCCGGTTCTACACCGAGCTGTTCGGGTACGAGCAGCAGGACATGAGCGCACCCGACTTCACGTACACCTCGCTGTCGGTGGGTGGGGCCCCGGCGATGGGCGTCGGCGGGTACGGACCCGGTGCGGGCGACGTGCCCGCGGCCTGGACCTGGTACGTGGCCGTCGAGGACGCCGACGCGATCGCGCCGCGCGTCGCCGAGCTCGGCGGCGAGGTCGTCAGCGGGCCGGAGAACACCCCGTACGGCCGGATGCTGCTGGTCCGCGGCCCCGCGGGCGAGGTGCTGGCGCTGCTCCAGGCACCCCCGGAGGACCTCGTCGCCTGA
- a CDS encoding PT domain-containing protein, with translation MSAEPTAEPTATPTAEPTAEPTAEPTAEPTAAPTAEPSPEPTVAPTPTSSPTPTPTPTEDPEVVTVPAPAVEVAQPGCKGLNPAAKGTITITPVDSVDWIILNTDSLYGISEDDLVAQPDEPGEAGSVEVAPGTYYAYAYPYEGEFGDLNGWTQIPDDLVIARTITVTAAVCPVADQLTDATKGGFTAPATVAPGAAIVLSGLPAGATVRAYLFSVPADLGTATVAADGTVRLTIPASTTVGTHRIAVYNADGTLLGWQQVQVLAAGGTLAVTGVDPVAGAVGALVLVAAGGALVVARRRMATR, from the coding sequence GTGTCGGCGGAGCCGACCGCGGAGCCGACCGCGACGCCGACCGCGGAGCCGACCGCGGAGCCCACGGCCGAGCCGACCGCGGAGCCCACCGCGGCGCCGACGGCCGAGCCCAGCCCTGAGCCGACCGTCGCGCCGACGCCGACGTCCTCGCCCACCCCGACGCCGACGCCCACCGAGGACCCCGAGGTCGTGACGGTGCCGGCCCCGGCCGTCGAGGTCGCGCAGCCCGGGTGCAAGGGACTGAACCCGGCCGCCAAGGGCACGATCACCATCACCCCGGTGGACTCGGTCGACTGGATCATCCTCAACACCGACTCCCTGTACGGGATCAGCGAGGACGACCTCGTCGCGCAGCCGGACGAGCCGGGCGAGGCGGGCTCGGTCGAGGTCGCACCGGGCACCTACTACGCCTACGCGTACCCCTACGAGGGTGAGTTCGGTGACCTCAACGGGTGGACGCAGATCCCCGACGACCTGGTCATCGCGCGGACGATCACCGTCACCGCGGCCGTCTGCCCGGTGGCCGACCAGCTGACCGACGCCACGAAGGGCGGCTTCACCGCCCCGGCGACCGTCGCCCCCGGTGCCGCGATCGTCCTGTCCGGTCTGCCGGCCGGCGCCACCGTGCGCGCCTACCTGTTCTCCGTCCCCGCCGACCTCGGGACGGCCACGGTGGCGGCCGACGGCACCGTGCGCCTGACGATCCCCGCGTCGACCACGGTGGGCACGCACCGCATCGCGGTGTACAACGCGGACGGCACGCTCCTGGGCTGGCAGCAGGTCCAGGTCCTCGCCGCCGGCGGCACGCTGGCCGTCACCGGTGTCGACCCGGTCGCGGGTGCCGTCGGGGCACTCGTGCTCGTGGCGGCGGGCGGTGCGCTCGTGGTGGCCCGTCGACGCATGGCGACGCGCTGA